A stretch of Castanea sativa cultivar Marrone di Chiusa Pesio chromosome 2, ASM4071231v1 DNA encodes these proteins:
- the LOC142626124 gene encoding putative serine/threonine-protein kinase WNK6 isoform X2 yields MKAVKGWARQILTGLNYLHSHNPPIIHRDLKCDNIFINGNQGEVKIGDLGLATVMEQANAKSVIGTPEFMAPELYDEDYNELADIYSFGMCMLEMVTFEYPYSECKNSAQIYKKVSSGIKPVALTKVKDPAMKQFIEKCLVPASQRLSAKELLMDPFLQVNKLAKNRPLPLPDIVLPKMGAFGDRWLMSEGPASTRTKPHSIDADNDGNLPIITTIDDGSHSVCVEVKRAQKENSFWLKGEGNDEHSVSLILRIADRNGRARNIHFLFYLDSDTAISVSSEMVEQLELADEDVMFIAELIDLLLMKLVPKWKPCVRIDHVVAPNGIQTHEAHQEVSQLLKHGGNLVQSHQNACEPSFTNSTSSGGSIQPVQETNDKLEEVRSHDNFGLQSATTTEDRCSEISYVSATSSEWNDKNNSIDSYMSAEMGYGLDRRVRESPSEVEMGASPDHSSKVIDLESSSLVTFPAYTINYDQDGDEELRMEMETIELQYQEAIREISKRRHEAIMETRRRRLSQKKIESIC; encoded by the exons GCTGTGAAGGGATGGGCAAGGCAGATTTTGACAGGTTTGAACTACCTTCACAGTCACAACCCACCAATTATACATAGGGACCTCAAGTGTGATAACATATTTATCAACGGTAACCAAGGAGAAGTTAAAATTGGAGATCTCGGGTTGGCAACTGTCATGGAGCAGGCTAATGCCAAAAGTGTAATTG GAACTCCTGAGTTTATGGCACCTGAACTATATGATGAGGATTACAATGAGTTGGCCGATATATATTCATTTGGCATGTGCATGCTAGAGATGGTGACTTTTGAATATCCTTACAGTGAATGTAAAAATTCAGCTCAAATATACAAGAAAGTTTCATCT GGAATAAAGCCTGTCGCACTCACTAAAGTAAAAGATCCAGCAATGAAACAATTTATCGAGAAATGTTTGGTCCCAGCATCTCAAAGGCTGTCAGCAAAAGAGCTTTTGATGGACCCTTTTCTCCAAGTAAACAAATTGGCAAAGAATCGTCCTCTACCACTTCCAGATATTGTTCTTCCCAAAATGGGAGCTTTTGGAGATCGTTGGTTGATGTCAGAAGGACCTGCTAGCACACGAACTAAACCCCATTCCATAGATGCTGACAATGATGGTAATCTACCCATTATCACCACTATTGATGATGGGTCCCATTCTGTGTGTGTGGAGGTAAAAAgagcacaaaaagaaaattccttTTGGTTAAAAGGTGAAGGAAATGATGAGCACTCAGTCTCATTAATACTTCGGATAGCTGATCGGAATG GTCGTGCAAGGAATATCCACTTCCTATTCTACCTTGATAGTGATACAGCCATCTCAGTTTCAAGTGAGATGGTTGAGCAACTAGAATTAGCTGATGAGGATGTTATGTTTATAGCGGAGTTGATTGATTTGTTGTTGATGAAGTTAGTGCCTAAATGGAAGCCTTGTGTTCGCATTGATCATGTGGTTGCTCCAAATGGAATACAAACTCATGAAGCCCATCAAGAAGTCTCTCAGTTGCTAAAACATGGTGGAAACTTAGTACAATCACACCAAAATGCGTGTGAGCCCAGTTTCACCAATTCTACCTCATCTGGCGGGTCCATTCAACCAGTACAGGAAACCAATGACAAACTTGAAGAGGTCAGGTCTCATGATAATTTTGGTCTTCAAAGTGCAACCACGACTGAAGATCGGTGTTCTGAGATTTCATATGTTTCTGCAACCTCTTCTGAATggaatgataaaaataattctATTGATTCATACATGTCTGCAGAGATGGGGTATGGGTTGGACAGAAGAGTGAGGGAATCCCCATCTGAAGTGGAAATGGGTGCATCCCCTGATCACAGTAGCAAGGTTATAGATTTGGAAAGCAGCAGTTTAGTGACTTTCCCAGCTTATACAATCAATTATGATCAAGATGGAGATGAGGAGTTGAGAATGGAGATGGAAACGATTGAGCTGCAATACCAGGAGGCCATTAGAGAAATATCCAAGAGAAGACATGAAGCTATCATGGAGACGAGGAGGAGGAGGTTGTCTCAGAAAAAAATAGAGTCAATTTGTTAG